CAACAGGGTGGTCCGAGAACGCGCCAGCCGATGATCAGCGGTCGGTAGGCTGGTCGATCTTGACTAATGACTGGCGGAGGAACCGGATCGGTAGCACACTCCGGGGCGAGAATCCCACGGTGCTCCGAAGGGTGAAGGCCGGGTTTGCGGTGATCGGGGACGTCCAGTTCCTCCCGGGATATTCGGTCCTCCTCGTGGATGATCCTTCGGTGCAGCGGCTGTCGGAACTTCCGAAGAGTAAGCGGCTTGCGTTCCTGTCCGGCATGGACAAGCTGGGCGAGGCCGTCGAACGCGTCTGTGAGCGGTTGGATCCGGCTTTCCTGCGAGTCAATCTGGAGATCCTCGGGAATGCCGATCCGTTCCTGCATGCGCATGTGTGGCCGCGGTTCGGCTGGGAGCCAGCCGATCTCGTGGGCGGACCGGTGTGGCTGTATCCGCGTGAGCTATGGAGCGAACATCATGCCCTCGGCCCGCAGCACGACGTACTGCGCGAGGCCATCGGTGACGAAACTGGACCGGCTGGCGTCCTGACGTGTGGGAAGTAATCGGTTGGCGCCTTGGTGGAGCCGCGTCCTACTGTGCGCGTCATGGCAAAAGCACCCGTTCTCACACCCCAGGCGGACGACTTCCCCCGCTGGTACCAGGACCTGGTCAGCAAGGCCGAACTGGCCGACAACGGGCCGGTGCGCGGCACCATGGTCATCCGACCGTACGGATACGGCCTGTGGGAGCGGATGCAGCAGGAGGTGGACGCCCGGATCAAGGCGGCCGGCGCGCAGAACGCGTACTTTCCGCTCTTCATCCCGCAGTCGTACCTGACGAAGGAGGCCGAGCACGTCGAGGGCTTCGCGCCCGAACTGGCCGTAGTCACTCATGGCGGCGGCAAGGAGCTGGAAGAGCCCGTCGTCGTCCGCCCCACGTCTGAGACGATCGTCAACGAC
This genomic interval from Streptomyces sp. NBC_00557 contains the following:
- a CDS encoding diadenosine tetraphosphate hydrolase — translated: MTNDWRRNRIGSTLRGENPTVLRRVKAGFAVIGDVQFLPGYSVLLVDDPSVQRLSELPKSKRLAFLSGMDKLGEAVERVCERLDPAFLRVNLEILGNADPFLHAHVWPRFGWEPADLVGGPVWLYPRELWSEHHALGPQHDVLREAIGDETGPAGVLTCGK